A single genomic interval of Sebastes umbrosus isolate fSebUmb1 chromosome 11, fSebUmb1.pri, whole genome shotgun sequence harbors:
- the nbn gene encoding nibrin isoform X2 yields MLRSFDHCHGETHYLLSSKEYVVGRKNCDIILPNDQSISRAHAHLTATDQTLTVKDTSKYGSFVNSQRLTENTSVNLNSGDNVTFGVFHSKFSVEHQKPVVCSSCLDTDGKASLSQALLALGGKLVNSWTQDCTHLAMPTAKVTIKTISALLCCRPIVKPEFFSELSKAAQQKLPPPKAESFIPEIDEPSLSEEDVNLGVIPVRKQLFTEKTFIFLSTKQLKRLSVAVSFGGGRSQLLEEDSLPRDLLESPQSCVVDVTAGSSQTLLPPSATVWANSVKNIVQRKGLRVITESEIGLAAIYASCDKYCNPSCPTPDSEAAPKVSPRIPSASLSQSTAVDETMLPAASQNITAYAANTEPSQGTALCEGTGVTAVGETPEKKQNQNSSQLRGSKPVAQKTTTQCIVADTMSSSFNTVENTDSQRKKPESKPAVSGAGSSDMWSQPSLPRTSGGTKAFFQKQSPQKQKTSAQSSPQKQSTLTNFFQTVNKKRPLEDELFAVTSEPKRPALESATSKETSSRSGTVPAATLGSAADLFSGQSEAQSDRVSHNVQEEPQSRKRKEMEAEISMDELESLMSEDMDFDEQPSHSQGQQAQLVMRSSTEQKRGLNTVEASSSNKRKRVHLEESGKNQTDQRIVSIKTEQVHPSDYQTTNHESSKPPQVSSASTSSDIQPFDDDEASFIEDVELLKVDLSQPEEEIKPSLKPVTVKQEVQESKNDEDLPNKLVLVEFRSLTVTATPKTKPQKMQSNGNPKNFKRFRKICVPGAEGSPHVIGGSDLLVHNRGKNTDLDEWLKDAAEEARQSRRDESAGDDLFRYNPTKLTRRR; encoded by the exons GTGAGACCCACTATCTCCTCTCCAGTAAAGAGTACGTGGTGGGGCGCAAGAACTGTGACATCATCCTACCCAACGACCAGTCCATCAGCAGGGCTCACGCTCATCTCACTGCCACTGACCAG ACCCTGACTGTAAAAGACACCTCCAAGTACGGTTCATTCGTCAACAGCCAGCGcttgacagaaaacacatcagtgaaTCTGAATTCAGGAGACAATGTTACATTTGGGGTTTTTCACAGCAAATTCAG TGTGGAGCATCAGAAGCCAGTGGTGTGTTCGTCATGTTTGGACACTGATGGCAAGGCGTCGCTCTCTCAGGCCCTGTTGGCTTTGGGTGGAAAGCTGGTCAACTCCTGGACTCAGGACTGCACTCACCTGGCCATGCCCACCGCTAAAGTCACCATCAAG ActatctctgctctgctgtgctgTCGTCCCATCGTGAAGCCGGAGTTCTTCTCAGAGCTCAGCAAAGCCGCTCAGCAAAAATTACCCCCGCCTAAAGCTGAGAG tttcatccCTGAGATCGATGAGCCCAGCTTGAGTGAAGAGGATGTTAACCTTGGAGTGATTCCAGTTCGCAAACAGCTTTTCACCGAAAAGACCTTCATATTCCTCAGTACCAAACAA CTCAAGCGCCTGAGTGTAGCAGTGAGTTTTGGAGGTGGCAGGagccagctgctggaggaggactCTCTGCCCCGAGACCTGCTTGAGTCTCCACAGAGCTGTGTGGTCGATGTTACGGCAGGCAGCTCCCAAACTCTGCTTCCTCCCTCTGCCACAGTGTGGGCAAACTCTGTGAAGAACATTGTTCAAAG AAAAGGCCTCAGAGTCATCACAGAGTCTGAAATCGGTTTGGCTGCCATCTACGCTTCATGTGACAAGTACTGCAATCCATCCTGTCCGACACCAGACTCAG agGCGGCACCAAAAGTGTCTCCCAGAATCCCGAGTGCTTCGCTGTCACAGAGCACGGCGGTGGATGAGACTATGTTACCTGCAGCATCTCAGAACATCACAGCTTATGCAGCTAACACAGAGCCATCACAAGG GACAGCGCTATGTGAAGGTACAGGAGTGACGGCGGTAGGGGAGACTCCTGAGAAGAAGCAAAACCAGAACAGCAGTCAGCTCCGTGGATCCAAACCTGTAGCTCAGAAGACGACCACACAGTGCATCGTGGCTGATACAATGAGCTCATCGTTCAACACTGTAGAGAACACGGactcacagaggaaaaagcCTGAGTCCAAACCGGCAG TTTCAGGTGCAGGCAGTAGTGACATGTGGTCCCAGCCATCCCTTCCCAGGACCAGTGGTGGCACGAAGGCATTCTTCCAGAAGCAATCTCctcagaaacagaaaacatctGCACAATCTTCCCCTCAGAAACAATCAACTCTGACCAATTTCTTTCAAACAGTCAACAAGAAAAG GCCTTTGGAGGACGAGCTCTTCGCCGTCACGTCAGAGCCAAAACGGCCTGCACTGGAATCAGCCACGTCTAAAGAAACATCCTCACGTTCAGGCACAGTCCCTGCAGCAACACTGGGGTCAGCAGCTGATCTTTTCTCAGGACAGTCAGAAGCTCAGTCAGACAGGGTCTCCCACAATGTCCAGGAGGAGCCACAGAGTAGAAAGAGGAAGGAGATGGAAGCGGAGATATCGATGGATGAATTGGAGTCTCTTATGTCTGAGGATATGGACTTTGATGAGCAACCCTCACATAGTCAAGGCCAGCAAGCACAGCTAGTAATGCGAAGTTCAACCGAACAGAAACGAGGTTTAAATACTGTGGAGGCGTCATCTTCAAACAAGAGGAAGCGGGTCCACCTAGAAGAGAGTGGAAAGAACCAAACTGACCAGCGTATTGTCTCCATCAAGACAGAGCAGGTTCATCCTTCAGATTACCAGACAACTAATCATGAGTCCAGCAAACCTCCACAAGTGTCATCTGCCAGTACAAGTTCAGACATACAGCCTTTTGACGATGACGAGGCGTCTTTCATTGAG GATGTAGAACTACTCAAAGTAGATCTCTCCCAGCCTGAAGAAGAGATTAAGCCCTCTCTGAAACCGGTTACAGTCAAACAGGAGGTCCAA GAGTCAAAGAATGATGAAGACCTTCCTAATAAGCTGGTGTTAGTGGAGTTTAGATCTCTCACTGTGACCGCAACTCCCAAAACCAAACCACAGAAGATGCAGAGCAACGGCAATCCAAAGAACTTCAAACGTTTCCGCAAG ATCTGCGTGCCAGGTGCAGAAGGCTCACCCCACGTCATCGGAGGATCTGATCTACTGGTTCACAACAGGGGCAAAAACACTGATCTGGATGAATGGCTGAAAGATGCAGCTGAG GAGGCGCGTCAGAGCAGACGGGACGAGAGTGCTGGAGATGACCTCTTTAG gtACAACCCCACCAAACTAACCAGGAGAAGATGA
- the nbn gene encoding nibrin isoform X1, which translates to MWILTALEPGGETHYLLSSKEYVVGRKNCDIILPNDQSISRAHAHLTATDQTLTVKDTSKYGSFVNSQRLTENTSVNLNSGDNVTFGVFHSKFSVEHQKPVVCSSCLDTDGKASLSQALLALGGKLVNSWTQDCTHLAMPTAKVTIKTISALLCCRPIVKPEFFSELSKAAQQKLPPPKAESFIPEIDEPSLSEEDVNLGVIPVRKQLFTEKTFIFLSTKQLKRLSVAVSFGGGRSQLLEEDSLPRDLLESPQSCVVDVTAGSSQTLLPPSATVWANSVKNIVQRKGLRVITESEIGLAAIYASCDKYCNPSCPTPDSEAAPKVSPRIPSASLSQSTAVDETMLPAASQNITAYAANTEPSQGTALCEGTGVTAVGETPEKKQNQNSSQLRGSKPVAQKTTTQCIVADTMSSSFNTVENTDSQRKKPESKPAVSGAGSSDMWSQPSLPRTSGGTKAFFQKQSPQKQKTSAQSSPQKQSTLTNFFQTVNKKRPLEDELFAVTSEPKRPALESATSKETSSRSGTVPAATLGSAADLFSGQSEAQSDRVSHNVQEEPQSRKRKEMEAEISMDELESLMSEDMDFDEQPSHSQGQQAQLVMRSSTEQKRGLNTVEASSSNKRKRVHLEESGKNQTDQRIVSIKTEQVHPSDYQTTNHESSKPPQVSSASTSSDIQPFDDDEASFIEDVELLKVDLSQPEEEIKPSLKPVTVKQEVQESKNDEDLPNKLVLVEFRSLTVTATPKTKPQKMQSNGNPKNFKRFRKICVPGAEGSPHVIGGSDLLVHNRGKNTDLDEWLKDAAEEARQSRRDESAGDDLFRYNPTKLTRRR; encoded by the exons GTGAGACCCACTATCTCCTCTCCAGTAAAGAGTACGTGGTGGGGCGCAAGAACTGTGACATCATCCTACCCAACGACCAGTCCATCAGCAGGGCTCACGCTCATCTCACTGCCACTGACCAG ACCCTGACTGTAAAAGACACCTCCAAGTACGGTTCATTCGTCAACAGCCAGCGcttgacagaaaacacatcagtgaaTCTGAATTCAGGAGACAATGTTACATTTGGGGTTTTTCACAGCAAATTCAG TGTGGAGCATCAGAAGCCAGTGGTGTGTTCGTCATGTTTGGACACTGATGGCAAGGCGTCGCTCTCTCAGGCCCTGTTGGCTTTGGGTGGAAAGCTGGTCAACTCCTGGACTCAGGACTGCACTCACCTGGCCATGCCCACCGCTAAAGTCACCATCAAG ActatctctgctctgctgtgctgTCGTCCCATCGTGAAGCCGGAGTTCTTCTCAGAGCTCAGCAAAGCCGCTCAGCAAAAATTACCCCCGCCTAAAGCTGAGAG tttcatccCTGAGATCGATGAGCCCAGCTTGAGTGAAGAGGATGTTAACCTTGGAGTGATTCCAGTTCGCAAACAGCTTTTCACCGAAAAGACCTTCATATTCCTCAGTACCAAACAA CTCAAGCGCCTGAGTGTAGCAGTGAGTTTTGGAGGTGGCAGGagccagctgctggaggaggactCTCTGCCCCGAGACCTGCTTGAGTCTCCACAGAGCTGTGTGGTCGATGTTACGGCAGGCAGCTCCCAAACTCTGCTTCCTCCCTCTGCCACAGTGTGGGCAAACTCTGTGAAGAACATTGTTCAAAG AAAAGGCCTCAGAGTCATCACAGAGTCTGAAATCGGTTTGGCTGCCATCTACGCTTCATGTGACAAGTACTGCAATCCATCCTGTCCGACACCAGACTCAG agGCGGCACCAAAAGTGTCTCCCAGAATCCCGAGTGCTTCGCTGTCACAGAGCACGGCGGTGGATGAGACTATGTTACCTGCAGCATCTCAGAACATCACAGCTTATGCAGCTAACACAGAGCCATCACAAGG GACAGCGCTATGTGAAGGTACAGGAGTGACGGCGGTAGGGGAGACTCCTGAGAAGAAGCAAAACCAGAACAGCAGTCAGCTCCGTGGATCCAAACCTGTAGCTCAGAAGACGACCACACAGTGCATCGTGGCTGATACAATGAGCTCATCGTTCAACACTGTAGAGAACACGGactcacagaggaaaaagcCTGAGTCCAAACCGGCAG TTTCAGGTGCAGGCAGTAGTGACATGTGGTCCCAGCCATCCCTTCCCAGGACCAGTGGTGGCACGAAGGCATTCTTCCAGAAGCAATCTCctcagaaacagaaaacatctGCACAATCTTCCCCTCAGAAACAATCAACTCTGACCAATTTCTTTCAAACAGTCAACAAGAAAAG GCCTTTGGAGGACGAGCTCTTCGCCGTCACGTCAGAGCCAAAACGGCCTGCACTGGAATCAGCCACGTCTAAAGAAACATCCTCACGTTCAGGCACAGTCCCTGCAGCAACACTGGGGTCAGCAGCTGATCTTTTCTCAGGACAGTCAGAAGCTCAGTCAGACAGGGTCTCCCACAATGTCCAGGAGGAGCCACAGAGTAGAAAGAGGAAGGAGATGGAAGCGGAGATATCGATGGATGAATTGGAGTCTCTTATGTCTGAGGATATGGACTTTGATGAGCAACCCTCACATAGTCAAGGCCAGCAAGCACAGCTAGTAATGCGAAGTTCAACCGAACAGAAACGAGGTTTAAATACTGTGGAGGCGTCATCTTCAAACAAGAGGAAGCGGGTCCACCTAGAAGAGAGTGGAAAGAACCAAACTGACCAGCGTATTGTCTCCATCAAGACAGAGCAGGTTCATCCTTCAGATTACCAGACAACTAATCATGAGTCCAGCAAACCTCCACAAGTGTCATCTGCCAGTACAAGTTCAGACATACAGCCTTTTGACGATGACGAGGCGTCTTTCATTGAG GATGTAGAACTACTCAAAGTAGATCTCTCCCAGCCTGAAGAAGAGATTAAGCCCTCTCTGAAACCGGTTACAGTCAAACAGGAGGTCCAA GAGTCAAAGAATGATGAAGACCTTCCTAATAAGCTGGTGTTAGTGGAGTTTAGATCTCTCACTGTGACCGCAACTCCCAAAACCAAACCACAGAAGATGCAGAGCAACGGCAATCCAAAGAACTTCAAACGTTTCCGCAAG ATCTGCGTGCCAGGTGCAGAAGGCTCACCCCACGTCATCGGAGGATCTGATCTACTGGTTCACAACAGGGGCAAAAACACTGATCTGGATGAATGGCTGAAAGATGCAGCTGAG GAGGCGCGTCAGAGCAGACGGGACGAGAGTGCTGGAGATGACCTCTTTAG gtACAACCCCACCAAACTAACCAGGAGAAGATGA
- the osgin2 gene encoding oxidative stress-induced growth inhibitor 2, with product MPLLEETTLPQEHPPTVPVVIIGNGPSGICLSYLLSGHKPYLDTTTVHPNPILYRKLQETKHLSITEQDLEYLSEGLEGRSRNPVAVLFDTLLHPNADFGYEFPPVLQWRRDKQQHIPHLVLGRATPGGAWHAMEGSMLTISLGIWMELPGVNYRDLTNGKRRDATSDRATPEEISSYYRNYVKLKGLQKNFVDNTYVTSVQKLCRGHEGEGLENGHTDQGDGGVGDGGNEGFKGNGVECLNNGGGGALWEVRGYQQVQNDTHVPFSLFAENVVLATGASDSPVRLGAEGEDLPFVFHSISDLGLAVSRRKLDMNSDPVLIVGAGLSAADAVLCACSSNIRVLHVFRKSVDDPDLIFKQLPKTLYPEYHKVYNMMSSQTYTNVAPSSASNRPQAASIASSVCAKMCPKPQLAAGNMAGNASVGLFPDYTSFPEHCVVSFQSDMKCLLQGNNSLKAFKISMALVLIGTNPNLFFLKGQGQYLGQDPTRPISCTQNPIDIHPYTFECANEPGLFAMGPLVGDNFVRFLKGGALGIASCLLKRLKKKGKLISNGVNNFI from the exons ATGCCTCTACTGGAAGAGACCACTTTGCCACAAGAGCACCCACccactgtccctgtggtcatcaTAG GCAACGGCCCATCAGGTATTTGTCTGTCCTACCTGCTGAGTGGACACAAGCCCTACCTAGATACAACAACTGTCCACCCAAACCCAATACTATACAGGAAACTGCAGGAGACCAAGCACCTATCCATCACTGAACAG GATCTGGAATATTTGAGTGAAGGCCTTGAGGGGAGGTCAAGGAACCCTGTGGCTGTGCTTTTTGACACACTTCTGCACCCCAATGCGGACTTTGGCTACGAGTTCCCCCCTGTCCTTCAGTGGAGGAGGGACAAGCAGCAACACATCCCCCATCTGGTGCTGGGGAGGGCAACGCCTGGAGGTGCTTGGCAT GCAATGGAAGGCTCAATGCTGACTATTAGTCTTGGCATCTGGATGGAGCTTCCCGGGGTTAACTACAGGGACTTGACCAACGGGAAACGCAG GGATGCAACCAGTGACAGAGCAACCCCAGAGGAGATCTCATCCTATTACCGTAACTATGTGAAGCTAAAGGGCCTCCAAAAGAATTTTGTTGACAACACCTACGTGACCTCTGTCCAGAAACTCTGCCGGGGGCACGAGGGGGAAGGTCTGGAAAATGGGCACACTGATCAAGGAGATGGAGGGGTGGGAGATGGTGGGAATGAAGGCTTTAAGGGAAATGGAGTTGAGTGTCTAAACAATGGGGGCGGCGGGGCTCTCTGGGAAGTAAGGGGGTACCAGCAGGTGCAGAACGACACTCATGTCCCATTCTCTCTGTTTGCTGAGAATGTGGTTCTGGCCACCGGTGCGTCCGATTCGCCGGTGCGATTAGGCGCAGAGGGGGAGGACCTACCATTTGTATTCCACAGCATATCAGACCTGGGTTTGGCTGTAAGCCGGAGAAAACTGGATATGAACTCTGATCCGGTTTTAATCGTAGGTGCCGGTTTAAGTGCTGCAGATGCAGTTCTGTGCGCTTGTAGCAGCAACATCAGAGTGCTGCATGTCTTTCGTAAGAGCGTAGACGACCCAGACCTCATCTTCAAacagctgcccaagaccctctACCCAGAGTACCACAAAGTCTACAACATGATGTCCTCTCAGACCTACACAAACGTGGCTCCCTCCTCTGCTTCAAACAGACCCCAGGCAGCAAGTATTGCCTCTTCAGTATGTGCCAAGATGTGCCCAAAGCCCCAACTCGCCGCAGGTAACATGGCAGGTAATGCCAGTGTCGGCCTGTTTCCTGACTACACCAGTTTCCCCGAACACTGCGTGGTGTCCTTCCAGTCAGACATGAAGTGTTTGCTGCAGGGGAACAACTCCCTCAAGGCATTCAAGATCTCCATGGCCCTAGTGCTGATCGGGACCAACCCAAACTTGTTTTTCTTGAAGGGGCAGGGCCAGTACCTGGGTCAGGATCCAACAAGACCCATCTCCTGCACGCAGAACCCCATTGACATCCACCCCTACACTTTTGAGTGTGCCAATGAGCCAGGTCTGTTTGCCATGGGCCCGCTGGTGGGAGACAACTTTGTTCGCTTTTTGAAGGGTGGCGCTTTAGGCATCGCCTCGTGTCTGCTGAAGAGACTCAAGAAGAAAGGGAAGCTCATCAGCAACGGAGTGAATAACTTCATTTGA
- the gtpbp10 gene encoding GTP-binding protein 10: protein MVQLSRICFRKYGNFVDNLRLYVRGGGGGMGLPRLGGQGGNGGDVWVVASKNMTLKRVKDKYPQKRFVGGSGANSSVRALKGERGNDEEILAPVGVTVTTDDGNFLGDLNTEGDRLMVAKGGPGGTIRSAFESSKGQTKHIRLDLKLIADLGLVGFPNAGKSSLLTAMSNATPQIANYAFTTLKPEIGKLMYKDYKQISVADLPGLIEGAHINKGMGHKFLKHVERTKQLLFVVDVCGFQLASKTPFRSAFEAVQLLTKELELYKEELVSKPALLVVNKMDLPDAEDKLAELKEQLQNPDEFSDLLPDDMIPKNYMTFRHVVPVSASTGFGVDHLKSCIRESLDEDAAMATKAIHQDRLQTLRSNSHKHL from the exons ATGGTCCAGCTCAGTAGGATCTGCTTCCGGAAA TATGGAAACTTTGTGGATAACCTCCGTCTGTACGTCCGTGGAGGCGGTGGGGGCATGGGTCTACCCCGTCTCGGTGGACAGGGAGGTAACGGAGGAGATGTTTGGGTGGTAGCTTCAAAGAACATGACCTTGAAGAGGGTCAAGGACAAGTACCCCCAGAAGCGTTTTGTAGGTGGATCAGGAGCCAACAGCAG TGTCCGAGCGTTGAAAGGAGAGAGGGGGAATGACGAGGAGATATTGGCTCCTGTTGGCGTTACAGTCACCACTGATGATGGCAATTTCCTTG GTGACCTGAATACTGAAGGTGATCGTCTGATGGTGGCGAAAGGAGGACCTGGAGGCACCATCCGCTCTGCGTTTGAGTCCAGTAAGGGACAGACCAAACACATAAGGCTGGACCTCAAACTCATCGCTGACCTGGGCCTTGTTGG GTTCCCAAATGCAGGAAAGTCCTCTCTCCTGACTGCCATGTCTAATGCCACACCTCAGATTGCCAATTACGCTT TCACAACTTTGAAGCCGGAGATCGGCAAACTGATGTATAAAGATTACAAGCAG aTTTCTGTTGCTGATCTCCCGGGCCTGATTGAAGGAGCTCACATAAACAAAGGCATGGGCCACAAGTTCCTAAAACATGTGGAGAGGACCAAGCAGCTTCTGTTTGTG GTAGATGTTTGCGGTTTCCAGCTGGCAAGTAAAACACCGTTTAGGTCGGCCTTTGAAGCTGTTCAACTTCTTACCAAG GAGCTGGAGTTGTACAAAGAGGAGCTTGTATCAAAGCCTGCTTTACTGGTGGTGAACAAAATGGACCTGCCAGATGCTGAGGACAAACTAGCAGAGCTGAAGGAGCAACTACAAAATCCAGACG AGTTCTCTGATCTGTTGCCTGACGACATGATACCGAAGAACTACATGACCTTCAGACATGTGGTTCCCGTCTCTGCCTCCACTGGTTTTGGTGTTGACCATTTGAAAAGTTGCATCCGGGAATCGCTTGATGAAGATGCAGCAATGGCAACTAAAGCCATCCATCAAGACAGACTGCAGACTCTGAGGAGCAACTCACACAAGCATTTGTGA